In the Mya arenaria isolate MELC-2E11 chromosome 11, ASM2691426v1 genome, one interval contains:
- the LOC128207946 gene encoding solute carrier family 49 member 4 homolog: MSASERKPLLSNGSRDGRGDGRDTPGRSVQIENADTPSREDAVRVGSARARGETHVYATRWWLLLVTSLCVTMQNAVWGTWGPLSKSAKVVYGWHTTMLTVVINCGNAGVLLPLLGTGYLVSRKGLRVSMLTSSFLLAVGSGLRTISTQPLLGTILVCVGQFCNGAAGSVLQVIPPALSETWFPSNERTTATAIAVVANSLGSVIAFTVGPNMVDQPKNTNWTLLNSTCDNCSERYEKEAENITRQTRTYLLIDFGVCIAMFVLVAVYFPAKPPLPPSRSAKEERLDYRTGLKSVITQPSLLLLTAVFAVPWAVLANWMGLMSVNFGNIGVSQKEAGFFGMYAACGGLVGGILIGRIADRFPRRLKQFIVALFILTLLVVAWITCMRNAYIPKSLALLAVGVTVIASLMNGALPLCYELACESGFPIHEGIVSTFISIAINAAAVIFLLVQLVPSIGVDWMNWTFVGVMGLSVLCLLPLEVRYNRSNMDDKTARAGPDLRETFT; encoded by the exons ATGTCAGCCTCAGAGCGGAAACCACTGCTTTCAAATGGAAGTAGGGACGGAAGGGGGGATGGAAGGGACACGCCCGGAAGAAGCGTTCAAATTGAGAACGCGGATACTCCCTCCCGCGAGGATGCAGTGCGGGTCGGGAGCGCTCGCGCTCGCGGGGAGACACACGTGTACGCAACTCGCTGGTGGCTGCTCCTTGTCACCAGCCTGTGTGTTACCATGCAGAATGCCGTCTGGGGGACATGGGGGCCGCTCTCCAAGTCGGCAAAG GTTGTGTACGGGTGGCACACGACCATGCTGACGGTGGTGATCAACTGTGGGAACGCTGGCGTCCTCCTGCCGCTCCTCGGAACCGGCTACCTCGTCAGCAGGAAAG GATTACGGGTATCAATGTTGACGAGCAGTTTCTTGTTAGCAGTCGGGTCCGGTCTCCGAACTATTTCAACACAGCCACTTCTTGGAACTAT CCTAGTGTGTGTGGGACAGTTCTGTAACGGTGCAGCCGGAAGTGTGCTGCAGGTTATTCCTCCCGCCCTCTCAGAAACATGGTTCCCTAGCAACGAGCGAACCACCGCCACCGCCATCGCCGTGGTCGCCAACTCTTTGGGGTCCGTTATAGCATTCACAGTAG GTCCAAATATGGTAGACCAGCCTAAGAACAC GAACTGGACATTGTTGAACAGCACATGTGACAATTGTTCAGAAAGGTATGAGAAAG AGGCTGAAAATATCACCCGGCAAACACGGACTTACTTGTTAATTG ATTTTGGTGTGTGCATAGCGATGTTTGTGCTGGTGGCGGTGTATTTCCCCGCCAAACCTCCACTCCCGCCCAGCAGGTCCGCCAAGGAGGAGAGGCTGGATTACCGCACCGGGCTGAAGTCCGTCATCAC ACAGCCAAGTTTACTTCTGTTGACGGCTGTTTTTGCCGTACCGTGGGCTGTTTTGGCCAACTGGATGGGGCTGATGTCTGTTAATTTCGGAAATATAGGTGTATCTcag AAAGAGGCGGGCTTCTTTGGTATGTATGCAGCGTGTGGTGGACTTGTCGGCGGGATCCTGATAGGAAG AATAGCGGATCGATTCCCTAGAAGGCTGAAGCAGTTCATTGTCGCCCTGTTTATATTGACACTCCTGGTTGTCGCCTGGATAACATGCATGAGAAACGCGTATATACCTAAGTCTTTAG CGTTATTGGCGGTAGGGGTTACGGTCATCGCTTCGTTGATGAATGGGGCGTTGCCTCTGTGTTACGAGTTGGCGTGTGAGAGTGGCTTTCCTATCCATGAGGGGATCGTCTCCACATTCATCAGCATCGCCATCAACGCTGCCGCCGTCATATTTCTCCTCGTTCAACTCGTGCCAAGCATTG
- the LOC128207948 gene encoding ATP-binding cassette sub-family C member 10-like, translating into MSSRFWHQFCGHGENFTTWKDGDFGHCFEQVVVLCPSYIILAAFSAFYIAVAKSNSRGAFLPLPWFVRLRLLSIILLCLTAVVLVVSTRIINKISVSYADIVTSCMTSFSWLLHCIYVYRLKFLYWNTWRGPTPMVVIFLLPLISVGVQLYTNILQRIRHSPMHNEIEEYCVYISSFLLLCYIVSLIPGSERVTLLDDDVYYRAINESLDESSSLLDRERADYKTTSRRKEEPVVAEKNVNCVSWLTFYWVHQLLTKGAKKHIKSANDLFLLPLRLGTCSLFVKFTSKLTGKCDFKFKRSSSYISSSSLSSSYNSIPDVTYSIPRDRRQLTTGDDEPVTLLKALNKTFGLEYYSLGALKLLADCFGFAGPVLLNLLVSYMEQKSEPEQNGYWYALGLFGATLLGSICSTQFDYNCNVVGLKIRTAIITTIYRKSLSVSNVSVGKFSSGQIINFMSTDTDRIINFCPSFHAFWSLPFQIGVSLYLLHQQVGISFLAGLGFALILIPINRWLAIKIGSLSKAMMEQKDSRVKVMNEILFGIRVVKFYAWEDHFESKIRSLRDAELRSLAGRKYLDAMCVYFWATTPVLISILTFTTYSLMGNQLTAAKVFTSLSLFLMLISPLNAFPWVINGLMEAWVSLNRVQEFVALTDLDLEDYYSSSAVLPQDCAVHIKDGEFSWQEGLEPRRKSTSSRASSPGEEGNSAASTAALVDGEKGIDQKKTLSLTDINIHVLKGQFVGVIGKVGSGKSSLLSSILAEMHRVRGHIRVSDLDLGFAVATQEPWIQHATVKDNILFGRQFNSRKYERIIDACALTEDLKTLPAGDLTEVGENGVTLSGGQKARVALARAVYQNKDVYLLDDPLSAVDAHVAQHLYQKCIMGLLWGKTRLLCTHHTRYLVNADLIIVLENGKIVKSGLPSEVLDSVELSSGVVDKEYSPKDQTEATETMSLGTVEGGTLVEEEGKETGVVKLGVYQTYWRAVGACLAPTVLMALFLMQASRNINDWWLSYWVSHSEVPGQNVTNHSTPAGLQQYLHSIPDNVTTPSMLVTAGDNVMFYLTVYGCLAGANSVFTLFRAFLFAYGGICAARTIHTRLLTNILKAPVSFFDVTPIGRIVNRFSSDVFSIDDSLPFIMNIFLAQVYGILGTVVVVCYGLPWFAVLLLPLAVLYYKIQKYYRETSRELKRISSVTLSPIYAHFSETITGMTTIRAMREQDRFQQENLERLDVNQRAQFASQTVASWLAFRLQMLGVAMVTGIALIAVLEHHFKTVNPGLVGLAISYALSVTNLLGGVVNSFAETEKQMVSVERAQQYIDNVPHERMEGSLLPPPYWPIQGSVVFRGVRMKYRHNLTDALNKVSFEIEPSEKVGIVGRTGSGKSSLFLALFRMVEIYKGNIFVDGIDLCHLDLKDIRSRFAIIPQDPFLFSGTVRENLDPTRAYSDSELWSVVDKCHLRAAVERLGGLGGDVAERGKHFSVGQRQLVCLARALLTKAKILCIDEATASVDMETDMLIQETIRSEFRESTVLTIAHRINTIMDSDRVLIMGDGKVTEFGPPGRLMMNQESLFYKLVNGK; encoded by the exons ATGTCATCCCGTTTTTGGCATCAGTTCTGCGGACATGGTGAAAATTTTACCACATGGAAAGATGGTGACTTCGGACATTGCTTTGAACAAGTGGTGGTTTTATGCCCCAGCTACATAATACTGGCAGCGTTCAGTGCCTTCTACATAGCTGTGGCAAAAAGCAACTCACGTGGAGCATTTTTACCGTTACCATGGTTTGTAAGGCTGCGCCTACTAAGCATTATATTACTCTGTTTGACAGCTGTGGTGCTAGTTGTATCAACAAGAATCATAAATAAGATATCGGTGAGTTACGCTGACATTGTGACATCATGCATGACATCATTTTCATGGCTCTTGCACTGCATTtatgtgtacagattaaaaTTCCTATACTGGAACACATGGAGGGGGCCAACGCCAATGGTTGTCATTTTTCTGCTCCCTCTGATCTCTGTTGGGGTTCAACTATATACCAACATTCTGCAGAGAATAAGACACTCACCCATGCATAATGAAATTGAAGAGTACTGTGTTTACATATCAAGTTTTCTATTGTTGTGTTACATAGTCAGTCTTATACCAGGAAGTGAACGGGTAACACTTTTAGATGATGATGTATATTATAGAGCTATAAACGAAAGTCTTGATGAAAGTAGCTCTTTGCTGGATAGGGAAAGAGCTGATTATAAAACTACATCTAGAAGGAAAGAAGAACCTGTAGTTgcggaaaaaaatgttaactgtGTTTCTTGGCTAACATTTTACTGGGTACATCAGTTACTGACTAAAGGAgcaaagaaacatataaaaagtgcaaatgatttgtttttgttacctTTAAGGCTTGGaacatgttcattgtttgtCAAATTTACTAGTAAATTGACAGgaaaatgtgattttaaattcaaaagaaGCTCAAGCTATATATCCAGTTCAAGTCTTAGTTCTAGTTACAATAGCATTCCCGATGTCACTTATTCCATTCCAAGAGATAGGAGGCAACTAACCACTGGTGATGATGAACCAGTAACTCTATTGAAGGCATTGAACAAAACATTTGGACTAGAGTATTATAGCCTTGGAGCTTTGAAACTTTTAGCTGATTGCTTTGGGTTTGCAGGACCAGTTTTGTTGAATCTCTTAGTTTCTTACATGGAGCAAAAATCTGAACCAGAACAGAATGGTTACTGGTATGCTTTGGGCTTGTTTGGGGCTACATTGTTGGGCTCCATATGTTCAACACAGTTTGACTATAACTGTAATGTGGTTGGGCTTAAAATCAGAACGGCCATCATCACTACCATTTACCGCAAGTCGCTCTCAGTGAGCAATGTAAGTGTTGGAAAGTTTTCCAGTGGCCAGATTATCAACTTCATGAGTACGGACACAGACAGGATCATCAACTTCTGCCCCAGTTTTCACGCGTTCTGGAGTCTCCCATTTCAGATCGGAGTCTCACTCTATCTGTTACATCAACAG GTGGGTATATCATTCCTGGCGGGTCTAGGGTTTGCTTTGATCCTGATCCCAATCAACCGTTGGCTGGCCATCAAGATAGGCAGCCTCAGTAAGGCCATGATGGAACAGAAAGACAGCAGGGTGAAG GTCATGAATGAGATCCTGTTTGGTATTCGTGTGGTGAAATTCTATGCATGGGAGGACCATTTTGAGTCAAAGATCCGTTCCTTGCGAGATGCAGAGTTACGTTCCTTGGCAGGGAGGAAGTACCTGGATGCGATGTGCGTGTACTTCTGGGCGACCACACCTGTACTAATCTCCATACTCACCTTCACTACGTACTCACTGATGGGCAACCAGCTTACAGCTGCTAAG GTGTTCACCAGTCTGTCGCTGTTCCTGATGCTGATAAGCCCCTTGAATGCCTTTCCCTGGGTTATTAATGGGCTGATGGAGGCGTGGGTGTCTCTCAACCGTGTCCAGGAATTTGTAGCCCTTACTGACCTGGACCTGGAGGACTACTACTCGTCTAGCGCAG TGCTGCCTCAGGACTGTGCAGTTCACATCAAGGATGGGGAGTTCTCCTGGCAGGAAGGTCTTGAGCCTCGGAGAAAATCAACATCAAGTAGGGCGTCTAGCCCAGGGGAGGAGGGGAACTCTGCGGCTTCAACAGCGGCACTTGTTGATGGGGAGAAAGGAATTGACCAGAAGAAAACTCTCAGTCTTACTGATATCAACATACATGTTCTCAAG GGACAGTTTGTTGGAGTGATAGGAAAAGTGGGTTCAGGGAAGAGCTCTCTGCTCAGCAGTATTCTAGCCGAGATGCACAGGGTCAGGGGTCATATACgggtcagtgaccttgatcttgggTTTGCTGTAGCAACCCAGGAGCCCTGGATACAGCATGCTACAGTGAAAGACAACATTCTGTTTGGGCGCCAGTTCAACAGCAGGAAGTATGAGAGGATTATTGATGCCTGTGCCCTGACTGAGGACTTAAAG ACTCTGCCAGCTGGAGACCTTACAGAGGTGGGGGAAAATGGCGTGACCCTCAGTGGAGGCCAGAAGGCTAGAGTGGCTCTAGCCAGGGCTGTGTACCAG AATAAGGATGTGTACCTCCTAGACGACCCTCTATCTGCGGTGGACGCTCACGTGGCTCAGCACTTGTATCAGAAGTGCATCATGGGATTGTTGTGGGGCAAAACACGCCTCCTGTGTACCCACCACACACGATATCTTGTCAACGCAGACCTCATTATTGTCCTGGAAAACGGCAAGATCGTCAAGTCTG GTTTGCCATCAGAAGTCCTTGATTCAGTAGAGCTTAGCTCTGGAGTCGTTGACAAGGAGTATTCACCAAAAGACCAGACAGAGGCCACAGAAACCATGTCACTGGGCACAGTTGAGGGTGGTACCCTGGTGGAGGAGGAGGGGAAGGAGACGGGCGTCGTCAAGCTTGGGGTCTACCAGACATACTGGAGAGCAGTGGGGGCGTGTCTTGCTCCTACTGTGCTTATGGCTCTCTTTCTCATGCAAG CATCTCGTAACATCAATGACTGGTGGCTATCCTACTGGGTGTCCCACTCTGAGGTTCCTGGACAGAATGTGACCAACCATTCCACACCTGCTGGCTTACAGCAATACCTGCATTCCAT ACCAGACAATGTGACCACACCCTCTATGCTGGTGACAGCAGGGGACAATGTTATGTTCTACCTGACCGTGTACGGGTGCCTGGCCGGGGCCAACTCGGTGTTCACACTGTTCAGGGCTTTCCTGTTTGCCTACGGGGGCATCTGTGCTGCAAGGACCATCCACACTCGGCTTCTTACTAACATTCTAAAG GCACCGGTCTCATTCTTTGATGTGACTCCGATAGGACGCATTGTGAACCGGTTTTCCTCTGACGTGTTCTCTATTGATGACTCTCTCCCCTTCATCATGAATATATTCTTGGCCCAAGTGTATGGTATACTTGGAACTGTGGTTGTTGTCTGCTATGGGCTGCCATGGTTCGCTGTTCTCCTACTGCCGTTAGCTGTCCTCTACTATAAGATACAG AAATACTACAGAGAAACATCGAGGGAGTTGAAGAGGATCTCGAGTGTGACACTGTCTCCGATCTACGCTCACTTCTCTGAAACCATCACTGGCATGACAACCATCAGAGCCATGAGGGAGCAGGACAG GTTTCAGCAGGAGAATCTAGAGAGACTAGATGTGAACCAGCGGGCACAGTTCGCCTCCCAGACCGTGGCCAGCTGGCTCGCATTTCGTCTCCAGATGCTTGGTGTTGCCATGGTTACGGGGATAGCCCTCATAGCTGTTCTTGAGCACCACTTCAAGACTGTCAACCCTG GCCTGGTCGGTTTGGCGATCTCGTATGCACTGTCTGTAACAAACCTGCTGGGTGGGGTCGTGAACTCGTTTGCAGAGACTGAGAAACAGATGGTCAGTGTGGAACGGGCCCAGCAGTACATTGACAACGTGCCACATGAGAGAATGGAAGGATCCCTCTTG CCTCCCCCCTACTGGCCAATCCAAGGGTCGGTGGTGTTCCGCGGGGTGAGAATGAAGTACCGCCATAACCTCACAGATGCTCTTAACAAGGTCTCCTTCGAGATTGAGCCTTCAGAGAAAGTGGGCATTGTGGGTAGGACAGGCTCGGGGAAATCCAGTCTTTTTTTAGCACTGTTCAGGATGGTGGAGATATACAAGGGGAACATCTTTGTGGATGGCATTGATCTCTGTCATCTGGACTTGAAGGATATCAG GTCCCGGTTCGCCATCATTCCACAGGACCCATTCCTGTTCAGTGGAACTGTTCGTGAGAACCTGGATCCTACCAGAGCATACTCGGACAGCGAGCTATGGTCCGTCGTGGACAAGTGCCACCTGCGAGCGGCGGTCGAGAGGCTTGGGGGGTTGGGAGGAGATGTTGCAGAACGTGGGAAACATTTCTCCGTTGGCCAGAGACAGCTGGTCTGTCTGGCTAGGGCACTTCTTACTAAAGCCAAG ATCTTGTGTATAGACGAGGCGACAGCCAGCGTTGACATGGAGACAGACATGTTGATCCAGGAAACAATCCGCTCAGAGTTCCGGGAAAGCACAGTCCTCACAATTGCACATCGGATCAACACAATCATGGACAGCGACCGTGTCCTCATCATGGGTGACGGGAAAGTCACAGAGTTCGGCCCACCAGGACGACTGATGATGAATCAAGAGTCACTGTTTTACAAACTGGTGAATGGAAAATGA